A region of the Arachis hypogaea cultivar Tifrunner chromosome 15, arahy.Tifrunner.gnm2.J5K5, whole genome shotgun sequence genome:
AGGATTCACAAATGGTTACTTGCTGATTTGTGTGGGATAGATCTAATAAGTTGtttaacagaaaataaaacaacatcagttaaactaaattaaagcaattaTATTTTAAACGTTGGATTTTTTGGTCATTTGTTGGCTGATCAAATATTGGTTAACtaacattttaatttcttgtactGCCTTTTAGTGGggaaaaaaattgactaatattttatgcaagaaaaaaaatattagccataaaatttgtttcctttttttcAAACCCCTCAAAAGTTATTAGTTGCACTATTAGTGTTTCCAAATGaagaaataattgaattttaattaatctttcCAAATATCTTGTGAATATAATAATCAAATAGAGAAAGGATATGTCATTTTTTAAGATATTGATTATATAtctgtttttcttttgttatttaatGTTCAGAATAGTTATTAGAAAATTGTATCATTATTCATCTGAATAAGAAGAAACAAatctaaaataaatagataagCTTGAAACTTACTAGGCGAAACGTAAAATTTTTGTTGCCTTAATAATCTAAAAAGTAAAGCAAGGGAAGCAAGGTTGTCGTCATGATTTATTTCTCCATTTGTGGTGTAATCCTTGTGAATTTGTTGTAACACTTCATCAACTTCGCATTCAAAATGATAGTGCAAGCCCAAACGACATATTGAGTCAATTAGGTTAAGTTTTTCCAAGGGTTTCACAGCTGTTGCTGTAAGCATTTTGGTCACTTCTTGCTTTAGAGTTTCAATTTGTGCTCTAATATGATCAAGCTCCTGCAAATAGTACTTACTTGTATTATTTAACATGTCTATCAAAATAATAACCATTGATTATTTTAGGATAGACTAGTTAATGAGCTGTGAATTAaactatatttattaataatagctACCCCAGCAAAGATATGTTGATGAAGGGATGCCTTAAATATAAGAAAAATGACCAATTATATTATCATGTATTGGTATCAATATAAGACCATATTTGATAATAATCTCGATATACTAATAGAAAAACATTAACAATAATTGAAgaataacataaataatataggcataaataaaataattttttttaaataaatataacgacaatttacataattaaagtaaaTTTGTATGGAATTTATCTAATTACAACTTTTTAAAACAGAAGACATACTTATAACTTTTTTTTAGTCTAAGTAAACTGCCACTAGCTATAACAGTTTTAACTTAAAAGTAATCCGCTACAGACTAGCACGGATTATATGTGAAAAGTATTGAGTAAAAACCGATAGAGACTATAgcagtttataaaaaaatattggtatGCACAATTCGTAGGAGGCTCTAGCGGTTTAGGTAAAGCTAATTTCTCTATATATATACAAGTGCAAGACGATTGGAAAGAAGTGGATATATTTAGAGATCCAATTAATTAATGGAACATAAAAAGAGAATATAATTTAAGGTAAAAAGAAACTTTATTAAATAGATAAGAACTGGATTAGATGCAAATAGGGAGTCAATGTGGATCACATTGTCAAAATTTTAATTCGATTCGCACTAAAATTATCGGATCCAATATCTACGTTTTTTTAGTTTGGATCTGAACCGCACATTTGCGAATCATATATATttgcaaaatataaaatattttaaaaaattattttagtaaaaaatcaataatttttttttatttttttaactcctaaaatattattaaacatatttttttaaataataaaataaaataatataacatatatgataattattagttaaaatataacataaaatgaatatttatttatttatttatattttgtagaTTCGTAGTATATAAGAAAACCTACCTAAAATTCGCAATTCGATCATATTAGTGTGCGAatcgaatttaattttatatcaatatacTGTGTATACACagataaaaacaaaatcaaacatattaaataaaaaaaatattgtataataatgatatatttgtgcatattttttgtgataaaaaaatttacaaataaatgaaatatagaataatttgcttaaatattttataacaatttttttattaatttttttaatatacatgTTTAGTGTAGAATGATAAAGATCATTATAATGATTATTACTTTGCTTATTTAAGCTTCAAATAAATGATCATCACAAGATAATTATTTAGCATTATCTCTTAACACTCattataatttgaaataataataataataataataataataataataataataatatattttgattatgttactaattctaatttttaattaaattattttattattccaaAAATTCTCATATTTTAATTGCTTGCTATACCTATATatgtcaaatatatatatatatatatatatatatatatatatatatatatatatatatatatatatatataatagtgatGATAATTAGTCAACTTAattctattatttatatttatagtagAAGACTCAAATGTCAATTCAGTCATATTTAgagattataaaaaatttcacataTTGAAATTTACTAGAAAATAATCAACTTTATGTAAATCGCTAAAACCTCTCATGGATTGTGCATATCAACGTTTTTTCATAAACTGTTATAGCCAGTAACAATTTATCATTTATACATTGCTTGAATTCTTTAGAAACCGTTACAGTCTCTAACGGTTTCTATTCAGCACCTTTTTTCACATAATCTGCACTAATCTATAATAAATTACGTTCAAATTAAAATCGTAACTGTttatataaagtaaaaaaaattataaatatgtcttccattttaaaaaattataattagataaaTTCCAAAcaaattcattttaattatataatttttcctaaatataatataataaaaatagacaaTGTCTGATagtctcaatttttatttatatatgtatttctATTGTGTGTATGTCTACTCTCTCACCTTTTAATAAATGTGAGGCATGGTGCCCCTCTCCAGTAGATATAATAGGTGTACATATGTTTTTCCTTCTCCTATGTGAGGTGATTCAATAATTAATAGAAGTATTTCAAGTATTTTAAGGATAtcagtattttaataattttattcgttatatttatatatatattaaaattaatatgatggttaaaattattataacattgatatttttaaaatattaaaaaaaatttaattatatatattatttattataatatttaaaatatatgagGATTcacattatattatttatttttgacatGTCTAAATTGTAATatctttatataatattattataaattgaataaataacaaatttttaaaaattatttatgatagaaaaaataatatatttatatattaatgattttgataaaaaaattatagtgattatatatataattttaatagaaaatataagttataattattaatttttgtacACGTAAATTCGTAATTATAAATACATAGTGGCTAATTTTGGTGACTGATTTTGATGTGCaaataatacttttaataatttaaacattgtaattaaatataattgcatAAATTTTTCTCTAAAAACAATCAAGTCAAACCAACTAATTTAGATACAAGCAAATAGATTTTGTAAAATGAGATTAAATGCAACGATACACATTAACTAAAAAGTAATTACACTTTATTTTTTGTTCATTAAACCAATTGAATGAGAAATATAAACAATAACAAATATTAAAGGTAGAAAATCCCTCTAATGTGAAGAGGGAGAACAGAATACCTTCCAAACTTTGGATTAAGCTTTTCTAAAGTAGAAAAAATTGGTAAAGTATAGTGAGAATCTAAtcacttttaaattaatataataaaacttatttataaaaatttacaaattcagaaatttaattatataattaattttttactttattattctATACTTCTCATTTTAAAGGATTATTTTTTTCCAAATCTTAGAATGCACAGCAGACAGAACCATATGTATTATCAACATTTATATATACCTGCTTTGGTTCTGAAGCATATTCAAGAAAATAGTCCTTCCAAATGCTGGGGTGAAAATTCGCCGTATGGCGAGCATGCTCATGCAATTCAAAGTTTGCATTATTATGATTGAAGCAACTAAGTGTTGAAGCTGCTACACCATACATCTTTCCTTTGTTTTAAGGAATTATTCATCCCTTAACTCCTATATATAGAGATTGAAAagtcttatttttcaaaattctaagtatttaaatgttaattgtaacgCCACATCATCATCGTGAATTATTAAAGGCACTTCAATTGTTCCATATCCATAACATACATAATAGGAAAGCCACCAAAAAAATTgttccatatatccatcatgttTTCCATGTTGGTCTTACGTGGACCTCTTATTTTTGGGTCCATAATTCATAAACTGTACCGTACCATCTCACATATAAAATTGCTAATGAGTGAGATCGATCCAGTAATTAAAACCACATAACAAACCTTCACTTTCAGTGATGCTGGAATAATTGTTGGAGATAAAGCTTTGTAGCCTTACgttattttattcttgtttcgCTCTTTGTGTTGTAGTTGTTTTGGTACTattttgtcttttggttttaagttgattctagggatgtcaatggggcagggcgggggcgggggatgcctccctgctccccatccccgccctcAGATTTGCTCTCCATTCCCGCCCCATTTCCCGCCGTGGGGGaatattgctccccatccccatttCCCACGGGGCGCCATTTTCCGCGGAAATTCCCCATCTacataataattttaactaattattaatttccatatgaatagagttacaagtatctatcttatacaaaaactgcaagattttatacaaaaagtctaaatgacacgatggtgacttctttcgaaataaCGCAATGGGGGGACGCAACGATGAGCCAAAGGAAAAAGCAGTGGACGAGGTGGAAGACGCGGGaacagagaggagaatggacacgacggcagagttacgaaaaggaacgccgcaaatagaaattacgatgcggtaagggtgatggcacggtgaggtgtgacgatgcggtgagaagggtgacaaaggggtggctgcagagaggttggatggagtatggacagcCTTAGGGATCTCTGAATTGAAGAGGGGTTATGCAAACAAAGATTAGGAATTTtgggtttctatatatatatatatatatgtgtgtgtgtgtgtgaaaaatgactaaaaaatatatatatgagaaataaactattaagaaTAATTCAAGGAATTCATAAATTTCGGGGAATAGCGGGGACGAGGCGGAGATCTCCGCTCAGGTCCCCGCGCCTGCTtcgggggaattttgtcccccatccccatccccgcAGAAAAAATTCCCCACAATCGGATCCCCATTCGAGGCAATCCCCGCAGGGATCTCCGCGTCTCGGAAAATTTTGCCATCCCTAGCTGATTCCTAATGGTAATGGCATAGGGAATCGAATTTTGAACCatctaaaatttcaaaaatctgtGTGCTTCTTCCTTTTTTAGTTCGAGCTACTTACCAACAATAAGCCTTCACTTTCAGTAGTGAAAACATAATCTAATCATTTTCAAGTGATGTTGtttgaatattataaaataaataatattcatttaagatcaataataaatttaaaaaaaaattaaaaaggcttttttcaaataaaaaattagaatttgtttgTTACCTGGGTTCTCGGGTTATCGGTAGGTGGTGactaggagagagagagagagggaggtcCCGAGCGGGCGTGGAGCGCGTGCGGGCAACGTCGGAAGGAGTGGGgggtggccacctgcaaggacactccaacGATCAAGTCAGAGTCCGTACTAGGGGTGGCAGAATTAGGTAAGGgtatgacgtaccttggggggagagctGTCATCTCCCCTTATATACCGTGCTGGGTGGGCCTGGTGGTGGCCTAGCCCATTAGTTGAGGTGTCGAGCTGTCTccttccacgtgtgcgcgtcgtccGTACTTAAGGTCGGGACTCCGGGTACCGACCATGGGATTCCGACCCGAATGGTGGCAGGCTCAGCGTGGTTAGTTAGATCCCCGGGTCGGGCGTGGCCAACCGATTCGTAGGGATCTGTTATGGTTTTTGGGCCTGGGTGGGGCAGTGCCCCGACCCGACGACTTCTTGGCCTGGGCTAACAgcccgtaacagtgcccccaacgcgccagcCTTGAGGTCTGGGCCTCATGGCTGGGCGTGTTTGTCTTACTGAGGCGGCgggtcttcttctttttcggtgGCTCATTGGTGTCGTTTTGCTTTCCTTGCGTTTAGTCGCTTCGATTTTCGTGTTGCTTTCTTGGTTTTGGCGCCGGGCATTAAATGTCCATCACTTCATTGATTTGAGATTTTGGGCGAAATGGCAAATATGCCTCTGTCTTTTGGCGCTCTTCCTCGGCGGTTACGCTCTCCTCCCTTTATTTTCATTTCGTAACCCCCtcttttttactttttccttttcttcttccttacttTCTTACGTTGTTGCTGCTCCTGCTTTTACTGCTGCTGGTGCTTCAAGCGTTCTTGCTCCCTTGTCCGttccttataaattttgtttCTCCTGGTAAGCTTTCATGGCTTTCCTCTTATtttggttgttattttttatcTTTCGTGTATTTGCTTTGCGTGTGCTTAGGTctttttgttttttgcttttaGAGGGGGTACCACTGGGTTTTATGTTTCTGGGTTTTTCCTGCGTTTTTGCTCATGTTTCTAGGCTAGTACAGGGAGGTTAGGGGGAGATTcgtatttttctttttgctttcctTGTTTTGAGGGTTCTCGACTTCTCGTGTTGACTAAGTGGTGCCCCCGCTGTAGGTATGGCCGAGCGTCTTGCTTCCTCGAGTCAGGCTCAGCGCCCTTTGGCTGACTTTGTCGACCACTACGCTTGGGTCTCCTCCGACGTGAAGGATACTCCTTCTAAGATGACCAAGGAGGGGCTCCAGAAGTTACGACAATCCGGGATCTTATGCGGAGGGGGTCCCGAGCAGGCGCTTTATCAGGTTTATGTCCCTGCTGGTCGGGAGCGTGTCTGCCAAAAGAACTTGGCTTCTCCTACGGTTGTTGATTGGCTGTGGGTTTACGAGCCTATGTTCACGACTTTGGGGCTTCGTCtacccttttcttcttttgttatgAGCTTATTGAGTCGTTGCGACGTTGCGCCGTCGCAGCTTCATCCGAATAGTTGGGCCTCCATCCGTTGCTTTGAGATGGTCTGCGAGTACCTCGAGCTACCGCTCTCAGTGAATGTCTTTCTCTATCTCTTCCTTCTTACGAACCCTTCTGGTCAGGGGATGGCTAAGAAGGGTTATATGTCTTTTAGGGCCCAACAGGGGCGCAGAATTTTTGGCCTCTTTGAGGAttcttttcatgattttaagtcTACTTTTTTTAAGGTTAGACCGACTGATGGTCATCAGCCTTTTTGGCTCACGGCTGAGGGGGCTCGGCGGATCCCGACGTACTGGAGTTTTGGTGCGGGGTCTGATTATCTTATAAAGGTGTCTTATGACTGGCTGAGCTCGGAAGATCGCAACATCGCTGATATTCTGTTGGCCATTTTTGGCGAAAAGAACCTTAATCCTTGTGTGTTGATGGGGGACCGAGAGGCCGGTCGAATGTATGTTGGTGGGTTACCTTCCCTTTGagcttttcatgttttctttttctattgttgatacctttctctttccttttgctcGCAATTTCTATGGCTAGCGGGAAGAGGACTTTGGCTGACTTGATGAGCCTCATCAAGGGGAATGAAGAGGGTGAGGGTGATCCTCCGCCGACTCCCTCGGTGAGCCCGAAGCAAAGGGAAGCTGGGGAGGCTAGTGGTTGGGTGGATGGGGCTGACCCGGTTTATCGGGAAAGCGCTGTTTCTGCCGAGAAAGTTAAGAGGTCTGCTAGCATGGAGACGAAAATTTTTGAGGAAGATTTTGGTGATGATGAACTGAGGGTTGTGGGTAATCCTAAGAAGAGGAAGCGGGATACCGGCAAGGCCCTCTCGGTTATGGAGAAAAATTTTGATGTTGGGGGCTTTATCGAGTCCCAGCTGCTCCCTGGCACCGAGGATTTTTTTCACGAGGCCGATCTCTCTGGGCAGGCCAGGTGGATTTATCGCAGTCTTCTTCGTGCTGCTGCCATTGCCAAGAAAGTGGAGTCTGTTTTGGCCAACTATCATGCCATGGAGGTGAAGCTTCGGAACTCCCAGAAAGATTTGACGGACTCACGATCTCGGGAGGAGTCTCTGAAGGCGAAGTTGTCCGATCATGAGAAGAAGGCTGAAGAGGACACCAAAGAGATTAATAGGTTGTTGGATCGGGATATGACTTTAATGAAGGACCTGAATACCTCCCGAGGTGAGACTGTGGCCATGAAGAAAAGGGTTGAGGAGTTGGAGGAGAAGCTGAAGTTGGCGGAGAGCTCAGCGGAGGCGGTTTCTCGAGAGATGTCTACTCTGAAGAAAAGGAACAAAGATCTTGCAAAGGGAGCTCGCGATGCCGTTAAGATGACTGAGGAAGGGATAAAGCTTCAGGTGGCTGTGTTGGCTCCCGATCTTGACCTCTCTCAAGTTGGCGCGATGAAGACTGTGGAGGGTGGGAAGATTGTTGATATTCTTTGAGCATTTGGAAATTTCCCGACTTTctcttgctttccttttgtaatttgttttttggGGCTTACTAGTAGGCGCCCTTTGGTTGTATTTGAACACTTCTTTTTGCTTTTGCTTAAGCGTTATTTTGGTTATTGTTGGTTTTTATTCGGGCCGTCGTggccttgcttttatttttcgcTTGCTCGGGCCGCCGCAGCCTTTTGTTTAACCGTTTATCATGGTGCTTACTACTTGAGTCGATTTGTTTTCGCTTGGTCCCTTAtggttcccggggtgatcagtcccgagtTACTGTTAGGTCGACCGTTTGCCTTTTTCGCCGTGCTTTTTATTTGAGACTTGCAGAGAGAAAACTTGCAAAAAGTAAAGCTTACTATTTCGTTAAACAAGGAAATAATGTAACGCGTAAGTAAATGAAGGGTAAAAGATAATGATTTGTATAAGACATAAAAGGAGGACGTGGGGGTGGAACCCAGAGGGGGGTTGGGGTCGCGTGATCGCCCCTTCTTATGAGTAGAATCTCTTCTTACGAGTAGAACCTCCTGAGGTTCGCCATGTTCCATGTTCTCGGTACCTCGTTCCCATCCAGTTTTTCTAGCTTGTAGCCCCCTTTGCCAAGGACTTCTTTTACTCTGTAGGGTCCTTCCTAGTTTGCGGCTAGCTTGCCTTCTCCCGGTGTTGGTGGTCCTATGTCGTTACATCGTAGAACCAAGTCGCCTTCTCCCAAGCTCCTTTTCAATACTTTGCCATTGTATTTGAGGGCTACTCTCTGCTTTATTGCTGCTTCCGCTAGGTGTGCCATTTGCCTTGTCTCGTCGGCTAGGTCTTTCTCGATTGCCTCGCTTCCTCCTCCGAGGAGTATCCTCGGGCTTAGCTCCCCGACTTCGACTGGGATGACTGTGTCGACCCCGTATGTGAGTCGGAAGGGGATTTTGCCGGTGGATGATTGAGGGGTGGTCCTATATGACCACAGTACTGAGGCTAGCTCGTCTGCCCATGAGCCTTTCTTCCCTTCGAGTCGCTTTTTTAGCCCCTTTaggatgactttgttggctgctttgACCTGGCCGTTGGTTTGGGGGTGTTCGACTGAGGAGAACTTCTGTTTGATCCTTAGTCCCTCTAGAAACCCTTTGAACTTTTTATCAGTGAATTGTGTCCCGTTGTCCGATATGACGGCTTCCGGGATCCCGAACCTTGTGATCACCTGTTTCCACATGAACTTTTGGCAATTTGCTGCGGATATGCTGGCTAGTGGCTCTGCTTATACCCATTTGGTGTAATAATCTATGACCACTATCAGGTACTTCACTTACCCGGGTCCTGGTGGGAATGGTCCCAGGAGGTCGACCCCCCATTGGGTGAAAGGTCAGGGAGCCATCATTAGACTGAGCTCTTCGGGAGGtgctttgtggaagttggcgttctcTTGGCACTTTTTACATTTTCTCACAAACTCCTAGGCATCTGACATCATTGTGGGCCAGTAGTATCCTGCCCTGATGATTTTTCTTGCTAAAGATCTTCCCCCGATGTGGTGACCACAACATCCTTCGTGTACCTCCCTTAGgacgtagtccgtctggtcggggcgTAAGCACTTAAGTAGGGGCTGTTGGAGCCCTCGCTTGTATAGTTGTCCTTGTATGATTGTGTACTTGGGAGCTTCCCTTTTAACAGATTCCGCTTCCTTTTGGTCGGGGGTGTTTCTCCATGCTCCAGATATCGGGAGATGGGGTCTATCCATGAGAGCGGGTTTGGTGCTTGAGTCGTGCATATGACAATTGCAGGTTCCGTTACTAGCCCTTGGATCAAAGATCTGTTCCCCGCGCCGGGTTTGGTGCTTGCGAGCTTGGAGAGGAGGTCAGCTCGGGCATTCCTTTCTCTGGGAACGTGTTGGACTGTGACTTCTTTGAAGCTTTTGCATAGCTTTCTTAccttttccaagtatttttgtAGCAGTGTGTCCCTCGCTTGGTAGCTGCCATTCACTTGGGAGGTGACGATTTGGGAGTCGCTGCTAACTTCTACCCTTGATGCTCTGACTTCTTTGGCTAGCATTAGTCCCCctatcaaggcttcatactcGACTTGGTTGTTTGAGACTGGGAATTCGAACTTGATAGATTGTTCGTAGGCTAATCTTGCCGAGTTTTCGAGGATGATTCTGGCCCCTCCGAACGTTTGGTTGGATGCTCCGTCAACGTGGAAGTCTGCCATGGCTTGGGCTTTGATTGCTTGCCTAGGTTCGTACTGTAAATCGTATTGGGATAGCTCCACTGCCCATGCCATCATTTTTCTCACCAGGTCGGGTTTTTGGAGGACTTGTTGGATGGCTTGATCGGTTCTCAAGACGATTGTGTGCCCTTGGAAGTATTGTTTTAGTCTTCTTGACGAAACTAATAGGGCGTAGGCTAGCTTTTTCAACTTGGTGTACCTCGTCTCTGCCCCTTGAAGTGTTTTTCTGATGAAGATATTGGGTGCTGGGTCTTGTCCTCCTCTCTGACTAGGACCGTTGCCATTGCTTGCATGGTCACAGCCAAGTACAAGTATAGGGGCTCTCCTTCTCTGGGCTTGCTAAGTATGGGAGGTTCCGAGAGTATCCTCTTAAAATGGTTGAATGCCTCTTCACATTCCTGGGTCCATTCAAAGGTGATTCCTTTCTTCATTAGGTTGAAGAATGGGGTGGCCCTTTCAGTCGAGGCTCCGAGAAACCGAGATAGGGCTGTGAGCTTCCCGGTGAGCCATTGTACATCTTTGATGCACCCAGGGCTTGTCATTCTGAGAACGGCTTCGCACTTGTCTGGGTTGGCTTCTACCCCCTCTCTGGGTTATCATGAATCCTAAAAATTTTCCTGCTTCCATGGCGAATGCGCATTTGAATGGATTGAGTCGCATTTTGAATTTCCTTAATGCTCCGAAGACAGCCTGGAGGTCATTTATCAAATTGCTCAGCTCTGCTGTTTTTACCAGGATGTCCTCAACATATACCTCTACCGTCTTGCCGATGAGGTCGGGGAAGACTCTGCTCATCGGCCTTTGGTAGGTGGCCCCTGCGTTCTTTAGTCCGAAGGACATTACCTTGTAGCAGTAAGTGCCCCCTGGTGTAATAAAGGCTGTCTTGTCTTTGTCAGGTCGgtgcatcgggatttgattgtagccggaataggcatccatgaagctgaggAAACGATATCCCGCTGCCGAGTCCACTAGGGCATCAATGTTGGGAAGGGGAATGAGTCTTTTGGACATGCTTTGTTCAGGTCGGAGTAGtctacgcacatcctccattttccactGGCTTTCTTGACTAAGACAACATTGGATAGCCATGTTGAGTACTCGAGTTCCTTGATGAACCCTGCTTCTAGTAGTCATGCTGTTTACTTAGCGACTTCCTATGCTCTTTCTTGTGACATCTTTCTTCGCCGCTGGGCTATTGGTTTGGCTTCGGGCTTTATGGCTAGCCGGTGAGACATGACTTCGGGATCTAACCCTGGCATGTCTGATGgggtccatgcgaagaggtcgctGTTTGCCCTTACGACTTATATGAGGGGGCCCTTGAGTTCATGGGGTAGGTTTCTGTTAATGAAGGTAAATTGATCTGCCGATTTCCCTATCTGGAATTTCTCCATGTCCCCTTCTAGTTCGGGTCTTGGTTTGTCTCCATCCTGACGTCTAGATCTGCTAGGAACACGCCAGCTGCTTTATTGGATTCTTTCCTTAAGGAGAGACTGGCGCTGTCGCAGGCGACTGCCGTTTCTAGGTCTCCCCTTATGGAGCCAATCGTTCCCTTGTCCGTTATGAACTTCATTGTTAGGAACTTGGTGTATATTACAGCTGAGAATTTATTGATAGtttttcttcctaggatgatgttaTAGGCGGTGGAGTCTCTAAGGACTACGAAGTCTGCCATAACCGACTTTCTGGCGTCGCCAGTTCCTAGGCTGATTGGGAGAGAGATCATCCCGTCGGGTTTGATGTAGTTATCACCAAGTCCCATGACTCCGTGTTGGTGACTTTTGAGGTCGGATTCTCTGAGTCCCATGGCATCGAACACGTTCTTGAATAGGATGTTTGAGTCGGCTCCCGTGTCGACGAGGATGCGCCTAACTAGCCATGTTCCGACCATTGCTGTAACTACCATGAGGGGGGTTTCGGGGAGGTCATCGAACCATTTGTCTTCTGGGCCGAATGATATCGTGGGGAGCCTCTTGCTGGTGGTGGGGCTGTCCGTCGAGATGGAGAGCACCCGGGAGTCCT
Encoded here:
- the LOC140179196 gene encoding uncharacterized protein, which produces MAWAVELSQYDLQYEPRQAIKAQAMADFHVDGASNQTFGGARIILENSARLAYEQSIKFEFPVSNNQVEYEALIGGLMLAKEVRASRVEVSSDSQIVTSQVNGSYQARDTLLQKYLEKVRKLCKSFKEVTVQHVPRERNARADLLSKLASTKPGAGNRSLIQGLVTEPAIVICTTQAPNPLSWIDPISRYLEHGETPPTKRKRNLLKGKLPKPLASISAANCQKFMWKQVITRFGIPEAVISDNGTQFTDKKFKGFLEGLRIKQKFSSVEHPQTNGQVKAANKVILKGLKKRLEGKKGSWADELASVLWSYRTTPQSSTGKIPFRLTYGVDTVIPVEVGELSPRILLGGGSEAIEKDLADETRQMAHLAEAAIKQRVALKYNGKVLKRSLGEGDLVLRCNDIGPPTPGEGKLAAN